The Streptomyces sp. NBC_01353 genome contains a region encoding:
- a CDS encoding DUF177 domain-containing protein: MSTRLDHRNPLVFDTHELGRRPGALQRISRSASAPNDFGVEGVVGVPEGAPVEIELRLESVMEGVLVTGTARASAEGECVRCLEPVELELDVDFQEMFSYPDSDDRGRSKAAADDEAEDDEDMIPLEDGMFDLEPVLRDAVVLALPMQPVCREDCAGLCSECGTNLNDNPDHHHDAVDIRWAALQGLAGSLGTDEKDNMSGAEAGVDEKQEK; this comes from the coding sequence CTGAGCACGCGCCTTGACCACCGCAACCCCCTCGTGTTCGACACACACGAGCTGGGGCGGCGTCCTGGTGCCCTCCAGAGGATCTCCCGCTCGGCCTCGGCCCCCAACGACTTCGGTGTCGAAGGGGTCGTCGGTGTGCCGGAAGGCGCGCCCGTGGAAATCGAGCTCCGTCTCGAGTCGGTCATGGAAGGTGTGCTCGTCACAGGCACCGCCCGTGCATCGGCCGAGGGGGAGTGCGTAAGGTGTCTGGAGCCCGTCGAGCTCGAGCTCGACGTGGACTTCCAGGAGATGTTCTCGTACCCCGACTCCGACGACCGGGGCCGCTCCAAGGCGGCCGCGGACGACGAAGCCGAGGACGACGAGGACATGATCCCCCTCGAGGACGGCATGTTCGACCTCGAACCCGTGCTGCGTGATGCGGTGGTGCTCGCACTGCCGATGCAGCCGGTGTGCCGGGAGGACTGTGCGGGTCTGTGTTCCGAATGCGGAACCAACCTGAACGACAACCCGGACCACCACCATGACGCCGTCGACATTCGTTGGGCGGCACTGCAGGGACTCGCCGGTTCGCTGGGAACCGATGAGAAGGACAACATGAGCGGCGCCGAAGCTGGCGTCGACGAGAAGCAGGAGAAGTAG
- a CDS encoding ATP synthase F0 subunit B has product MDVQKKLDEIVSTVTNARSMPMSASCVVNRAELLAMLEEVREALPGSLAQAQELLGGREQMVEHARQEAERIIEAAHAERGSLISDTQVARQSQDEADRILSEARREAEEIRAEADDYVDSKLANFEVVLNKTIGSVDRGREKLLGRGPGLDAQGYADEDAPEYSADPQTLIHRADEYVDAKLGAFEAVLSKTLEAVGRGRQKLHGRIATDDLGAHMAAQDAAGGAVHTSDADYLAGLAELADPEPVQQPVHQQAPQIPAQQPDPYGYQQPQHQDAYAYQAQAQDPYGYQTQDPYAYQQPQQQPVYDYQQPQAAALDETSFFDTSMIDLEQLRQYEQGHGQGHGQGH; this is encoded by the coding sequence GCCCATGTCGGCGTCCTGCGTGGTCAACCGCGCCGAGCTGCTCGCCATGCTCGAAGAGGTACGGGAAGCCCTGCCGGGCTCCCTGGCCCAGGCCCAGGAGCTCCTCGGGGGCCGTGAGCAGATGGTGGAGCACGCCCGGCAGGAGGCGGAGCGGATCATCGAGGCCGCCCACGCCGAGCGCGGCTCGCTGATCTCCGACACCCAGGTCGCCCGCCAGTCCCAGGACGAGGCGGACCGGATCCTCTCCGAGGCCCGCAGGGAGGCCGAGGAGATCAGGGCGGAGGCCGACGACTACGTCGACTCCAAGCTCGCCAACTTCGAGGTCGTCCTCAACAAGACCATCGGCTCGGTCGACCGCGGCCGCGAGAAGCTCCTCGGCCGCGGCCCGGGCCTGGACGCGCAGGGCTACGCCGACGAGGACGCCCCCGAGTACAGCGCGGACCCTCAGACCCTGATCCACCGGGCCGACGAGTACGTGGACGCCAAGCTGGGCGCCTTCGAGGCCGTGCTGTCCAAGACCCTGGAGGCGGTCGGCCGCGGCCGGCAGAAGCTGCACGGCCGGATCGCCACCGACGACCTCGGCGCCCACATGGCGGCCCAGGACGCGGCGGGCGGCGCGGTGCACACCAGCGACGCGGACTACCTGGCCGGGCTCGCGGAGCTGGCCGACCCCGAGCCGGTCCAGCAGCCTGTCCACCAGCAGGCCCCGCAGATCCCGGCGCAGCAGCCGGACCCGTACGGCTACCAGCAGCCGCAGCACCAGGACGCTTACGCCTACCAGGCCCAGGCCCAGGACCCGTACGGGTACCAGACCCAGGACCCCTACGCGTATCAGCAGCCGCAGCAGCAGCCGGTCTACGACTATCAGCAGCCGCAGGCCGCCGCGCTCGACGAGACCAGCTTCTTCGACACGAGCATGATCGACCTGGAGCAGCTGCGGCAGTACGAGCAGGGACACGGCCAGGGACACGGTCAGGGGCACTGA
- the rnc gene encoding ribonuclease III — protein sequence MSESNKTDNASSHTLLEGRLGYQLESALLVRALTHRSYAYENGGLPTNERLEFLGDSVLGLVVTDTLYRTHPDLPEGQLAKLRAAVVNSRALAEVGRGLELGSFIRLGRGEEGTGGRDKASILADTLEAVIGAVYLDQGLDAASELVHRLFDPLIEKSSNLGAGLDWKTSLQELTAAEGLGVPEYLVTETGPDHEKTFTAAARVGGVSYGTGTGRSKKEAEQQAAESAWRAIRAAADERLAAAKAAADAAAETTPEEVADTSSPVDQAPA from the coding sequence ATGTCTGAGTCCAACAAGACGGACAATGCCTCGTCCCACACGCTTCTGGAAGGGCGGCTCGGGTATCAGCTCGAGTCCGCCCTTCTGGTGCGTGCGCTGACGCACCGCTCGTACGCGTACGAGAACGGCGGTCTGCCCACCAACGAGCGTCTCGAGTTCCTCGGGGACTCCGTGCTCGGCCTGGTGGTCACGGACACGCTGTACCGCACCCACCCCGACCTGCCCGAAGGCCAGCTGGCCAAGCTGCGGGCCGCGGTGGTCAATTCGCGTGCGCTGGCGGAGGTCGGTCGCGGCCTCGAACTCGGCTCCTTCATCCGGCTCGGCCGGGGCGAAGAGGGCACGGGTGGCCGGGACAAGGCGTCCATCCTCGCCGACACCCTTGAAGCGGTGATCGGTGCGGTCTATCTCGACCAGGGCCTCGACGCGGCCTCGGAGCTGGTGCACCGGCTCTTCGACCCGCTGATCGAGAAGTCCTCGAACCTCGGTGCAGGACTGGACTGGAAGACCAGCCTCCAGGAACTGACCGCGGCCGAGGGTCTGGGTGTTCCGGAGTACCTCGTCACGGAGACGGGTCCGGATCACGAAAAGACCTTCACTGCTGCTGCCCGCGTCGGTGGTGTCTCGTACGGCACCGGCACCGGCCGCAGCAAGAAGGAAGCGGAGCAGCAGGCGGCGGAGTCCGCATGGCGCGCGATTCGCGCGGCGGCGGACGAGCGTCTCGCGGCGGCGAAGGCCGCGGCGGACGCGGCGGCCGAAACGACGCCGGAAGAGGTCGCCGACACCTCTTCCCCTGTGGACCAGGCCCCGGCCTGA
- the rpmF gene encoding 50S ribosomal protein L32, whose amino-acid sequence MAVPKRKMSRSNTRHRRSQWKAAVPTLVSCERCQEPKQQHIACPSCGTYNKRQVLSV is encoded by the coding sequence GTGGCTGTTCCGAAGCGGAAGATGTCGCGCAGCAACACGCGCCACCGCCGGTCGCAGTGGAAGGCTGCGGTCCCCACCCTGGTTTCGTGTGAGCGTTGCCAGGAGCCGAAGCAGCAGCACATCGCGTGCCCGAGCTGCGGCACCTACAACAAGCGCCAGGTCCTCTCGGTCTGA